The nucleotide sequence TATAAAAAGCCACCCCCGGTTTACTTACAGAATCGGGGCTCACCAAACTGGCGGTATACATATCAATCCCATAAAACTGCCCAACATAGCTTCCTTTGGCATTCGGCTGCGCGTACACAGTCAGACGGGGATCCTGCACAGGGAACAAGGATTTCTTTCCCTTCAGAAAATCGACAAACACATTGCTTACCGCGTAATCGTTTCTGTTGGCCAATGTAGTTGCCTTATAAAACGGGGCTTGATTAGGGGCATTCGTCTCGAAAGCAAGTAAAGCATTATCGTCATTACTTTCGAATACAGGGTAGAGTCCGGGATTACTAATGATTTCCTGCATGCGGGCATCTGCCTCACTTAATTTATGTCTCACCCTATTGGCAATACGAATACTTAGCGAGTTGGCAAATTTTTTCCATTTCAATGCGTTACCCTTATAAATTGCATCCCCACTAGCAAAAGCAGAAGAAGAAGTATTAATCTGATCAGAAGCCTCCTTCAGTTCTTTCAGCAAGTCCTTATAAATATCCTGCTGGGTGGCATACTGAGCATAAATTATGCCCTGGTCTGCCTTGCCGGCATCAAAGGTTGAGTTGGTTCCCCCATACGAACTGTATGGAATATCACCCCAAATGTCTGTCATAACCTGATATGTAAATACTTTCAAGATACGTGCTACTGCAATCTGATTATTATTGTCTCCATTCTGAGCTGCCTGCGCCCTGGTTGTTTCATTACTGTTCAACCGGATAATCTCATCGAGGTTACTTTGAGCCAGATAGAGATTTTTCCAGGAATCGTTTCCTGAAGAACTAATCCAGTAGTAACGATCTGCATCTGTATAGGTGTTGTTTGCCAGCCACTGCACATACAAGTCGGAACGACCTATGGACAAATTGGTAGACCGGATCTCGTCGACGATACTTTTTTCCACATACGCAATCAGACTTTGAGTCGGGACCGTTTCCGGACTGTTAGGATTCTTGTTGATTGCTTCAAAGTCTGAGCAGGAAGTAGTAAGAACTAACAATAACGCTGCTATAAAATTTACACTATTTATTCGTTTCATTTCACTGTTCTTTTAATGGTTAAAACTTGGCACTGATATTGAATCCATAGGTAATAGGCGAAGGAATATTTCCCCCATCCAGTCCTTGAATATTACCTGAACTCTGCGTAAAATCGGGATCGTAGTTTTTGTTTGCTTTCCAAATAGTCCACACATTGTTTGCAAACACAGAAAATCTCAACTCTTTTACAGCAGTATCCGCCAAACGAGGAATGGTATACCCTGCTGTAATCTCTCTCAGTTTCACGTAATCCGATTTAAACACGTTCTGCGCCTGTACTCCGCTGCTGTAAGAGCGTCCCCATTCAAAGGCAGATACATTTTTATCATTCAGACGAGTGTTTGAAACGGTATATGTACCATCGGCATTGTAGGTTACAGTACCTTGTACGCCATCCAGCACCAGCCCGTTTTCACGGATACCATTGGCTGCAGTCTCTTCCAATGTCCCGGAATACATTCCGTATTGTTGGGTAATGGAATAAAAGGATCCCCCTTTACGCACATCAATCAGAAAGCCCGCATCGAAGTTTTTGTACTGGAAACTGTTGCGTACTCCTCCAAGCCAATCAGGCAATACACTACCCAAACCTTCTGTTTGAGCCGTTTTGGCATAAACACCATTGGAAGCCACAACTTTATTTCCATCCGTATCATATACATAATTGTATCCCATTAATTCACCGTAAGGACGACCAACTGTCGCATGCAAGGCAACGAATGAAGAGGCTATTTGCAGTGTTTTCAACTGATCGTTCAGCTTTTCTACCTTGTTATTGTTTTTCGACCAGTTGAAAATAGCTTCCCATCGGAAATCTTTAGTCTGCACCGGAACAATATTCAATACGACTTCCACCCCTTTGTTACTTATTTCGCCGGCATTCATCCACTGGCTGGTGTATCCGCTGGAAACGGCCAAAGGCACCTGCATAATCTGATTCTTAGTAAGGTTATTATAATAGGTAAAGTCTACGCCCACTCTGTTATTCAACAATTTTAGCTCCAGACCCGCCTCAACCGAGTTGGTTAGCTCGGGCTTCAAATGGGCATTGTTCAAAATCACATCTTGACCGTAATTGGGAACACCACCAAAGGAACTGTTTTTGTACTCGTACGTACGTGATAAGCTATACGGATCTGTATCGTTCCCAACCTGAGCCCATCCCAGACGCACTTTTCCGAAGTTCAACCATGAGATAGCCTTAACCGGTTCAAGCTCGGTGAAGATAAAGCTTCCTGAAAAAGAAGGGTAGAAATAAGAATTCTCTCCGGAAGGCAACGTAGATGACCAGTCATTACGGAAAGTAGCGTCAGCAAAAAGAAGGCTTTTCCAACCAAGGGATACACTTCCCAGCACAGAACGAATTTCTTTCCGGTAAGTCTTGTCCGTTATAAGTACACTCGTTGCATTACTCAGGTTATAGTATTCGGGGATAATAAGTCCACCTTGCGTTTCTCCGTTATTGATATTGCGTCGCTGATGCATCAGGTTAGTTCCTATAAATGCATTCAGCGTGAAATTTTTTAATGCCGTACCATAATGAAGCATCGCTTCATAGTTGAATTCCTGAAAGCGCTGAACCTTTTCACTGTACATAGAGGTTGTACGGGAATAGACAGCTATACGATCTTCCACCGAATAAGTATATACATCTCCGTGTACCTTCGCAGTAGCTTTCAATCCTTTGGCGATATTCCATTCCAGTCCGGCATTACCATATACCCGGTCGCGTTTCTCATCCGAGTAACTTGTATACGAAGACCAGTAAGGATTATCAATATATTTGGCTTTCAGATTGTTCCAGGAAATAACATTCCAAAGACGCTGTGAGCCGTCCGGACGCATGTAATCCGACAGTTCTTTGTAATCCACCTGTGTTTGTCCCCACGAATACGCTTGTGTAATCACATTACGGTTGGAAGTCCCCGTCCAGGGACGGCCTACAACACCTGTGTTCATATAGTTTATGGAGGAAGAAAACAAGAAATTCTTATGTTTCAGGCTACCGCTTGCGCTAAGATTATTACGCGAAAGCTTTGAATTTGGAGTTGTGCCTGTAGCTGTCCGGTTCGTATAAGAAACGCGGTAGTTAGCAATATCATTTCCTCCGCGAACCGAAATATTATTATCAAAAGCAACACCTGTTTTGAAATAATACATTAAATCATGCTCAGGATATTTCCACTCGGAAGTTTTAAGGTAGCGGGATTCGTCCTCTGGATACAGATTCTCCCAAGAAAGCACCTGCTGTCCATCATACTTTGGTCCCCAACTTTCGTCAATGGCATAAGCCGGCACATTGTATGCCTGTCCGTTGATAGTAACCTGATTAAAGGTCTGCTGATTACTAGCCCCACCACCGTACAACTTCTGCATAGGAGCAAAACTACTTCTGAGCTGATTCTCGAGACTGATACCCGTACTGAGAGAAATCTCTGTTTTGTTTTTATTCGTTCCCTTTTTGGTTGTAATAAGAATCACGCCGTTGTTGGCACGTGAACCATACAGGGCTGTTGCCGAAGCTCCTTTTAAGACCGACATACTTTCAATATCGTCCGGGTTAATATCTGCAGCCGTATTACCATAGTCTTTTTCTCCGTAACCAATAGCGGTTGTATTGCTTCCCAATTGAGAATTGTCAATGGGTGTCCCATCAATTACATACAAAGGTTGGTTATTTCCCAAAACGGAACTTACACCGCGAACCAACACCCGACTCGATCCACCCAAGGCTCCTCCGGAAGTAATAACCTGCAAACCAGCCACCTTTCCTGAAAGCAGACCGATGGCATTTGTCTGACGGGATTTAGTCAGTTCCGCCCCTTTAACATCCTGTACGGAATAACTTAAAGCCTTTTTCTCTCTGGAAATTCCTAACGCAGTTACTACTACTTCATCGATAGAAATCAGGTCTGGAAAAAGAATAAATCGAAGATCTTTCCCAACTGTTGCATTTATTTCCTGTGTCTTGTATCCGAGTGAAGAAGCAACAATCGTTGCCTTGCTATCGCCAAGATTTATTGAGAACCTGCCGTCCACATCGGTTACAACCCCATTGGTTTTTCCCTTTTCATACACTGTTACAAAAGGGATTGGACTATTGTCCTCGCCATTAATAACCTGACCTTTTACTGTAATCTGCGCCCCGGCTTTGGCCAGTATTAACAGTGAAAAAACAAGGAACAAGGCTCTTCTGAAGAATTCTTTGTTTCGCATATACTATCTATTTTAATTGATTCATTTCTTGAGGCAAAGATATGTTGGACAACATATTCTGGAAATACCACACGTATGGTATATTTATAAATTGTAATTGTCGGTAAAAAGAGTTAATATTGCAGCAAATCTGACAAAGCATAAAAACCATAATTAAATTAAACATGAAGTACGATGTTGCTATAATCGGAGGGGGACCTGCCGGATACACTGCTGCAGAAAAAGCCGCAGCCAAGGGACTCTCTACTATTTTATTCGAAAAAAACGCGCTGGGGGGCGTTTGCCTAAACGAAGGATGTGTACCTACAAAAACTCTGCTTTACTCGGCCAAAGTTTATGATACAATCAAACATGCCTCCAAATACGGCATCTCAGCCGAAAGCTTTTCATTCGATCTGGACAAGATTATTGCCAGGAAAAATAAAATAATCAAAAAACTTACCGGAGGAATCAAACTAAAGATGAAAGAGCACGGCGTAACCATGATACAGGGAGAAGCATGCATTGAAGGGCGTAGCGAAGATGGAACCGTTTCCATTACTTGTCTTGGCGAAACCTACGAAGCGTCTAATCTGTTGATATGCTCCGGTTCGGAAACCGTAATTCCGCCCATTCCCGGACTAAGCGACACGAGCTACTGGACCAACAAAGAAGCTCTTTTATCCAAAGAACTTCCATCATCCCTTATTATAATAGGTGGAGGTGTGATTGGCATGGAGTTTGCCTCTTTCTTCAACAGCATGGGTACCGAAGTACATGTGGTTGAGATGCTGGATGAGATTCTGGGAGGAATGGATCGCGAAATTTCGGCGATGCTTCGGGCTGAATATACAAAAAAGGGTATTAAATTTTATATGGGTCATACTGTTACGGCTGTTAACGGAAATGAAGTTGAAATAAAAAAAGACGGAGAAACCTTTTTGCTTTCAGGAGAAAAGATTTTGGTTAGTGTTGGAAGGCGCCCTGTATCAAAGGGATTCGGTTTAGAATCATTGAATTTAGAAATGAACCGAAACGGAATAAAGGTAAATCCCTACTTGCAGACCTCTCTTCCTAATGTGTATGCCTGCGGTGATATTACCGGGTTTTCTCTGCTGGCGCATACCGCCGTTAGCGAAGCCGAACTTGCGGTTAAACATCTTTTAGGCAAAGCGCCTGCAGGAATGAACTATAATACTGTCCCCGGAGTTGTTTACACTAATCCGGAAGTGGCCGGTGTGGGTAGAACAGAAGAACAACTAATGTTGGAAGGAACAGAATATGTTGTTAAAAAGCTACCGATGGCCTTTTCGGGAAGGTTTGTGGCAGAAAACGAGCAAGGCAACGGATTATGTAAAATCCTCCTTGCCACAGACGGAACCATTTTGGGAGCTCATCTGCTGGGCAACCCGGCTTCCGAGCTGATTGTCAATTTGGGAATGGCTATCGAGAAGAAAATGACAGGCGACCAACTTAATTCAATTATTTTTCCTCATCCAACTGTAGGAGAAATAATAAAGGAGACTTTATTTGCGTAGAATTGCCTACCTTTGTACCCGAAATTCATAACATATACTAATTGGGTACAATTGCAGCCATACAAGCAAACGGGACCGGCGGATTCGAAGGATTTGTCGGAATACGACTCTGGGATGGACAACTGATTGACGATGTAATGTTCGCATTACTCGTTGTTCAGCTGTCCGTCTTTGCCATTGTATACCGCAGTTACTTACGTCATTTTATAAAGATGGTAAAAGACGTGTTTCTTGTAAAAGAACGTCACAGCCTTTTTACACAAACAGTTTCCAACGACGGCTTCTTCAGAAACTTCATGATTTACCAGTCCCTGCTATTGTGCACATTGGCAATCTACTCCATAGCCCGGGCGTATGGGTATATCTCTCATTTAAGTGAAAAACAGCTCCTGCTAACCATCGGAGCCATCTTTAGCATTGCCTTTCTTTTTTTTCAGTTCAAACAATTACTATATATACTACTGGGAGTAATCATTGGCGATCACTATAAATACAAACTGTGGAAAACAAGTTATAACGCTATTATCGGACTTTGGGGTGTTCTTTTATATCTTCCCGTATTATGGCTTTCATTTGTGGGATCGTACACCCTAATACCCATAATATTGTTTATAATTCTCTATATATTATGTCGATTTGCAATTATTTACAAAACGATTAGGATATTTTATAAGAAAAACAACGATTTATTCTACTTAAGTTTGTACCTTTGCGGCCAAGAAATTTTACCTCTGGTATTTTTGTACGAAGGTTTGACTTATTTGTATAACTTTATCGAGACAAGTACTTTATGGCATTGAAGATAAAAAAATTATTGGTCTCACAACCCAAGCCTGCAACCGAGAAATCTCCGTATTTCGATATCGCAGAGAAATATGGTGTGGAAATTGATTTCCGCCCATTTTTTAAAGTAGAACCTTTATCATCTAAAGAGTTCAGACAACAAAAAATTACAATACTAGATCATACCGCTGTAATTTTTACGTCGCGGCATGCAATCAATTACTTCTTCCATTTATGTGAAGAATTACGCGTGAGCATACCTGAAACAATGAAATATTTCTGCATAACAGAAGCAATTGCTGTTTATTTGCAAAAATACATTGTTTACCGTAAACGTAAAATCTTTTTTAGTCAAACTGGAAAAGTGGATGATCTGGGAGTAATCGTTGGCAAACATGCTAAGGAGAAATACCTTGTACCTGTTTCCGACGTGCACAAGGAAGATTTACTGTCTTTACTTGAAACTAAAAAGATTTCCTTTACAAAAGCCGTGATGTACCGTACCGTAAGCAACGACTTCACCGATGATGAAAAGTTTGATTACGACATGCTTGTATTTTTCAGTCCGTCCGGGATTTCTTCGTTATTTAAGAATTTCCCCAATTTCGACCAGAAAGATATAAAGATAGGATGTTTCGGACCTACTACAGCGAAAGCCGTAAAAGACGCCGGATTACGTCTGGACGTTGAAGCTCCGACGCCTGAAGCTCCTTCAATGACAGCTGCTCTGGAGCAGTATCTGAAGAAACAGATGTCAGAAAAAGGATGACAATAAAAAGGTTCACCCTTTCAAAAGAAGAACGCCTTTCGTGGAAACGTCATATTGATCTGTTGTTTGCTGAGGGTCATTCATTTATGGCCTTTCCACTAAGGGTGGTATATCTTCCGGTTGAAGAAAAGGACCTGTCTTCGCAGGTCGCGATTATGGTGAGTGTACCTAAAAAGAAATTCAAGCGCGCCAATAAGCGTAACCTGATAAAAAGACTGGTTCGGGAAGCATACCGCATACATAAATATGAGCTGACAGAGCCCCTTGAAGAAAAAAATACAAGAATGCTTGTTGCCTTTCTCTATGTGGATAAAGAGATCAGAACCTTTACCGAAATAGAAAAAGCGATGGGTAAAGCCCTGAAAGCGCTAAAAGATAAATGAAGAAATTCTTCACCTATATCCTGTTACTGCCGGTTTATTTCTATAAATATTTTATTTCACCCATGACTCCGGCAGCGTGCAGGTTTACTCCAACCTGCTCCGAATACGCAGTGCAGGCACTAAAGAAACACGGTCCTTTTAAAGGACTATACCTGGCAATTAAAAGAATTCTCCGCTGTAATCCCTGGGGAGGTAGCGGTTACGATCCGGTTCCCTGACATGGATTATTTCGATATACATACCCATCGCCTTCCTGATAAAGAGAAAGAAATTCTGTTTATACTGAATTGCATGCCGGACAACGGCAACCCTCTCTCCGATCAGCTTGTTTCAGATTTTCGCGGCTATTATTCCATAGGAATTCATCCCGGATACATCGCCGACACCGAACGTCAGCTTCAGGAGGTTCGTGAATCCTGTACTCACCGGCTCGTTATTGCCATTGGAGAAGCTGGATTGGACAAACTGGCCGACGCATTTCTTCCCGAACAGATAAAGATATTCAAAATTCAGGCGCTGCTGGCAGAAGAATTCAGCAAGCCTCTCATTATTCACTGCGTGAAAGCCTGGGCAGAACTTATTTCAGTCAAGAAGGAGTTGAAACCTAAGATGCCATGGATAATCCATGGCTTTCGCGGAAATGGACAATTGGCCGGTCAGCTTATTAAGCAAGGATTCTATCTCTCCTTCGGAGGTTTGTTTAATCCGGAAGCACTGCAAAAGGAGTATTTAAACCGCATACTGGCAGAAACCGACAACAGCGATCTGTCTATCTGCAACGTGTATCAGCGGCTTGCCACATCCATGCAGATAGATGCAGTGCTATTTTCCAACACATTAAGAGATAATGTTCGCAAGGTTTTTGCTATCTGATTTAAAAAATAAGTCGTAACTTTGCCAGCATTGAAATAACACAATAATTATATACGATGAATTTTGTTGAAGAATTAAGATGGAGAGGCATGATTCATGACATGATGCCTGGTACAGAAGAACAGTTACAAAAAGAGATGACATCTGCTTATGTGGGCATCGACCCTACCGCAGATTCTTTACATATTGGACACCTTGTTGGAGTAATGATGTTAAAACACCTGCAGCGTGCTGGTCACCGCCCTATCGCATTGATAGGCGGAGCAACAGGTATGATTGGTGACCCATCTTTAAAATCCGCAGAGCGTAATTTGCTGGACGAAGCGACCCTGCGTCACAACCAGGATAGCATCAAAAACCAGCTGGCCAAGTTTTTGGATTTCGATTCGGACGCACCTAACGCAGCCAAGCTGGTTAATAACTACGACTGGATGAAAGATTATTCTTTCCTAAATTTCATTCGCGATATCGGCAAACACCTTACGGTAAACTACATGATGTCTAAAGACTCTGTAAAGAAACGCCTCAGCTCCGAATCGAACGTAGGGATGTCTTTCACCGAATTTTCCTACCAATTGCTTCAGGGCTATGACTTCCTTTATCTGTATCAGCACGAAGGATGTCGCCTGCAAATGGGAGGTTCGGACCAGTGGGGTAATATCACTACCGGAACTGAATTAATCAGACGCAAACAGGGAGGCGAAGCTTTTGCTCTTACCTGTCCGCTTATTACAAAGGCTGATGGAGGTAAATTTGGCAAAACGGAATCAGGTAATGTTTGGCTGGACCGCCGCTATACTTCTCCTTATAAATTCTATCAGTTTTGGTTAAATGTTAGTGATGCCGATGCAGCCAAATACATCAAAATCTTTACTGCACTGGAAAAAGAAGGAATAATCGCGCTGGAAGCAGAACAAGCAGCAGCACCACATCTTCGTCCTTTACAAAAACGTCTGGCCAAAGAGGTAACAGTTATGGTTCACTCTGAAGAAGATTATAATGCAGCGGTAGAAGCTTCCAATATTTTGTTCGGCAACTCCACCTCTGACGCTTTGAAGAAAATTGACGAAGACACTTTGTTGGCTGTATTCGAAGGTGTTCCTCAATTCGAAGTATCGAAAGAAGATATGGGCGCAGGAATCAAAGCGGTTGATCTGCTTACAGAAAAGGCACCTGTCTTTCCTTCAAAAGGTGAAATGCGCAAGTTGGTTCAAAGCGGAGGAGTAAGTGTAAACAAGGAGAAGCTTGTGCAACCAGATGAATTAATTACAGAAGATTCCTTGCTAAACAGCAAGTACTTACTGGTTCAAAAGGGAAAGAAGAACTACTTTTTGCTCATCGTAAAGTAAAAATTTGAACGAGATACTTGCAAAATAAAAATAAATGTTTACCTTTGCAACGCTTTAGAATAAAGCATCGGATTGTCTCATGGTGTAATGGTAGCACTACAGTTTTTGGTTCTGTCTGTCGAAGTTCGAATCTTCGTGAGACAACAATCTAAGAAAAGAAAAGCGTTAAGGATTTAATCCTTGACGCTTTTCTTATTTAATATATCCTTCGTCTTTTGTCGCTGATCCCAAAAAAACTATATTTGCAAAATCAATTATCAATTGACGCCATATACAATATTCAAAACGAAACAATATGTATTTACGAAAAGGATTTATTCTTTCTCTCATGGCCATACTGTTGGCACTCCCTTGCATGGCACAAAACAAGTATGAAACAAGAATCACTTCCGCCGACGGAGAAAAATGGTGGGGAGGAATGGTTGCTTTGGGTTCAAAAATGCCATTCGACGGAAACCTTCGTCTGGTAGACCTGGCTTCCGAGAATCTAAATAATCAGAACGTGCCTCTGTTTCTGTCCTCCAAGGGCCGTTTTATCTGGAGCGATAAGCCATTCTCTTTTAAAACGGAAAACGGTCAGTTACATATTTATTCCGAATACGAAAAAGTAACCCCTGTACAGGCAGGCAAAACATTAAAGGATGCCTATAGGACCGCCTCTTCCAAATTTTTCCCGCCTTCGGGTAAACTGCCGGATCCTTTATTCTTTTCCATGCCGCAATACAACACATGGATTGAACTTATGTACAACCAAAATCAGGAAGACATTCTGAAATATGCCGATAATGTACTTAAAAACAATTTCCCGGTAGGTGTTTTTATGGTAGACGATAACTGGCAGAAATATTATGGAAACTTCGACTTCAAACCAGAACGTTTCGCGGATCCTAAAGGAATGATTGATCGTTTGCACAAAGACGGATTCCGCATTATGTTATGGATATGCCCCTTCGTAAGTCCGGACAGTCCCGAATTCAGGGAGCTTCAGAAAAAGGGCTATCTGATAAAAAAGAAAGGAACTAACGAGGCTGCTATTATTCCCTGGTGGAATGGATATAGTGCCTGCTACGATTTAAGCAACCCACAAGCTGTATCACATCTGAAAGGGAACTTGAAGAATTTACAAGAAAAATATGGAGTCGACGGTTTTAAATTTGATGCCGGAGATGTAAGTCATTTTAATGACCCGACTCTTGAGTTTTACGATAAAGCGGCAACCTCTGTTGATATGTGTCAGTATTGGGCAAAGATTGGGCTGGACTTCCCGTTCAATGAATATCGCGCAGGCTGGAAGATGGGTGGTCAGGCATTGGTGCAGCGACTGGGAGATAAGGATTACTCCTGGGATGCCGTAGGTCTGCTGATCACGGACATGATTTCCGCTGGTTTACTTGGATATGCCTATACATGCCCGGATATGATCGGAGGAGGCCAATTTGGTTCATTCTTAGATATCGATCAGACGAAGCTGGACCAGGAATTAATTGTCCGTTCTTGTCAGGTTCACGCATTAATGCCTATGATGCAATTCTCTGTTGCTCCGTGGCGTATCCTTGACGAAAAACATTTAGCCATATGCCGCAGTTATGCATCCCTACACGAAAAGATGGGTAACTATATACTCGAACAAGCCCATCAGTCGGCAAAAAACGGAGAACCAATAATCAGGCATATGGAATACGAATTCCCGAATCAGGGTTTTGCCGAATGTAAAGATCAGTTTATGTTGGGAGACAGGTATCTGGTAGCTCCTGTTTTGACTAAAGAGCATACGCGCAAGGTTGTTCTTCCCAAAGGTTTGTGGAAAGACGACACCGGCAAAAAATTCAAAGGACCAAAAACTATCGAAGTGAATGCTCCTTTGGAGCGATTACCTTACTATGAACGAATCATTTCGCTTTAATAAAAAGAGAGGGCGCCCTGATAGGCGTCCTCTCTTTTTATCTTATAATTTTACAATCAGCGTTTCTCCGTCTTTCATACTCTTTCGTATTACTTTTCCTTTTTCAGGTTTAATCACAACAACTATGTTTGTTTTGTTTCGGGAGACTTCTATATCCGCGCTATTACCAAAGGCGTTCATTTTCTTTAACGACATCTCGTTCCATTCTTTGGGGAGACGGGGAGTGAGGGAAAAGGAATGAAGTCCGGTTGGACGGATACCGAAAAGTCCTTCGGTGATAATCCGGCAGTATAATCCGCTTTCGGCCGACAAATGGCGTTGGTCTCCTTCCGGCCAGGCTTCGATGGGATAGGGCACATGTTCGCCAAGCAAACGGTGTTCCGAGTAATATTTGAGGTAATCCGTTGCTTTTTCGGTTTCGCCGCAAGCATAAACACCCCTAAGCGCGTACAAAGTAGAACGATCCCAGAAGGTTTCGCTTCCAGCCTGGGTAAGCAATCCCTCTTTAGTCCATAAACGAGGCGAAAACAACGCCTTGATTGTCTCTGCCTTTCGGTCATAGATGCCAACTGTAAGCGGCATACATATCCACGAACGGAGCACCTCATTCCCTTCGTAATACCGATAGGTTTCAAAACCCTCTACCTTCGCTCCAAAATAGGCATCCATATTTGTACGAAGTACACCAGCCTGCTTTGCATAAGACGACAGCTTGTTTGCGGGTTTCCCTAAATCTTTTCCCAGATAAACAGCCGATAGTAAGGCATCGTAATACAGAGACGAGGTACACAGATTGGCCTTGCCGGCAGGGAAACGTCCTTCCAGTTCGTCGGCATCCGACTTTACCACACCCTGTTCGTTCAGGTTACGGCAGCAATACTCCA is from uncultured Macellibacteroides sp. and encodes:
- a CDS encoding SusD/RagB family nutrient-binding outer membrane lipoprotein translates to MKRINSVNFIAALLLVLTTSCSDFEAINKNPNSPETVPTQSLIAYVEKSIVDEIRSTNLSIGRSDLYVQWLANNTYTDADRYYWISSSGNDSWKNLYLAQSNLDEIIRLNSNETTRAQAAQNGDNNNQIAVARILKVFTYQVMTDIWGDIPYSSYGGTNSTFDAGKADQGIIYAQYATQQDIYKDLLKELKEASDQINTSSSAFASGDAIYKGNALKWKKFANSLSIRIANRVRHKLSEADARMQEIISNPGLYPVFESNDDNALLAFETNAPNQAPFYKATTLANRNDYAVSNVFVDFLKGKKSLFPVQDPRLTVYAQPNAKGSYVGQFYGIDMYTASLVSPDSVSKPGVAFYKSDYKEVLMEYAELQFILSEYKNWNQEHYLNGIRASMQKWGVGTSDIENFIQQVPMASAATVLTQKWAALFMQGNEGWAEYRRTGYPDFLVKAGDEVWKGVVNGQEVTKVFDPIGVTSVPSRLLYPNSEVQLNPVQYQKAVAQQGADLLNTQVWWDK
- a CDS encoding SusC/RagA family TonB-linked outer membrane protein, with protein sequence MRNKEFFRRALFLVFSLLILAKAGAQITVKGQVINGEDNSPIPFVTVYEKGKTNGVVTDVDGRFSINLGDSKATIVASSLGYKTQEINATVGKDLRFILFPDLISIDEVVVTALGISREKKALSYSVQDVKGAELTKSRQTNAIGLLSGKVAGLQVITSGGALGGSSRVLVRGVSSVLGNNQPLYVIDGTPIDNSQLGSNTTAIGYGEKDYGNTAADINPDDIESMSVLKGASATALYGSRANNGVILITTKKGTNKNKTEISLSTGISLENQLRSSFAPMQKLYGGGASNQQTFNQVTINGQAYNVPAYAIDESWGPKYDGQQVLSWENLYPEDESRYLKTSEWKYPEHDLMYYFKTGVAFDNNISVRGGNDIANYRVSYTNRTATGTTPNSKLSRNNLSASGSLKHKNFLFSSSINYMNTGVVGRPWTGTSNRNVITQAYSWGQTQVDYKELSDYMRPDGSQRLWNVISWNNLKAKYIDNPYWSSYTSYSDEKRDRVYGNAGLEWNIAKGLKATAKVHGDVYTYSVEDRIAVYSRTTSMYSEKVQRFQEFNYEAMLHYGTALKNFTLNAFIGTNLMHQRRNINNGETQGGLIIPEYYNLSNATSVLITDKTYRKEIRSVLGSVSLGWKSLLFADATFRNDWSSTLPSGENSYFYPSFSGSFIFTELEPVKAISWLNFGKVRLGWAQVGNDTDPYSLSRTYEYKNSSFGGVPNYGQDVILNNAHLKPELTNSVEAGLELKLLNNRVGVDFTYYNNLTKNQIMQVPLAVSSGYTSQWMNAGEISNKGVEVVLNIVPVQTKDFRWEAIFNWSKNNNKVEKLNDQLKTLQIASSFVALHATVGRPYGELMGYNYVYDTDGNKVVASNGVYAKTAQTEGLGSVLPDWLGGVRNSFQYKNFDAGFLIDVRKGGSFYSITQQYGMYSGTLEETAANGIRENGLVLDGVQGTVTYNADGTYTVSNTRLNDKNVSAFEWGRSYSSGVQAQNVFKSDYVKLREITAGYTIPRLADTAVKELRFSVFANNVWTIWKANKNYDPDFTQSSGNIQGLDGGNIPSPITYGFNISAKF
- the lpdA gene encoding dihydrolipoyl dehydrogenase, whose translation is MKYDVAIIGGGPAGYTAAEKAAAKGLSTILFEKNALGGVCLNEGCVPTKTLLYSAKVYDTIKHASKYGISAESFSFDLDKIIARKNKIIKKLTGGIKLKMKEHGVTMIQGEACIEGRSEDGTVSITCLGETYEASNLLICSGSETVIPPIPGLSDTSYWTNKEALLSKELPSSLIIIGGGVIGMEFASFFNSMGTEVHVVEMLDEILGGMDREISAMLRAEYTKKGIKFYMGHTVTAVNGNEVEIKKDGETFLLSGEKILVSVGRRPVSKGFGLESLNLEMNRNGIKVNPYLQTSLPNVYACGDITGFSLLAHTAVSEAELAVKHLLGKAPAGMNYNTVPGVVYTNPEVAGVGRTEEQLMLEGTEYVVKKLPMAFSGRFVAENEQGNGLCKILLATDGTILGAHLLGNPASELIVNLGMAIEKKMTGDQLNSIIFPHPTVGEIIKETLFA
- a CDS encoding DUF4271 domain-containing protein, with product MGTIAAIQANGTGGFEGFVGIRLWDGQLIDDVMFALLVVQLSVFAIVYRSYLRHFIKMVKDVFLVKERHSLFTQTVSNDGFFRNFMIYQSLLLCTLAIYSIARAYGYISHLSEKQLLLTIGAIFSIAFLFFQFKQLLYILLGVIIGDHYKYKLWKTSYNAIIGLWGVLLYLPVLWLSFVGSYTLIPIILFIILYILCRFAIIYKTIRIFYKKNNDLFYLSLYLCGQEILPLVFLYEGLTYLYNFIETSTLWH
- a CDS encoding uroporphyrinogen-III synthase: MKIKKLLVSQPKPATEKSPYFDIAEKYGVEIDFRPFFKVEPLSSKEFRQQKITILDHTAVIFTSRHAINYFFHLCEELRVSIPETMKYFCITEAIAVYLQKYIVYRKRKIFFSQTGKVDDLGVIVGKHAKEKYLVPVSDVHKEDLLSLLETKKISFTKAVMYRTVSNDFTDDEKFDYDMLVFFSPSGISSLFKNFPNFDQKDIKIGCFGPTTAKAVKDAGLRLDVEAPTPEAPSMTAALEQYLKKQMSEKG
- the rnpA gene encoding ribonuclease P protein component, producing MTIKRFTLSKEERLSWKRHIDLLFAEGHSFMAFPLRVVYLPVEEKDLSSQVAIMVSVPKKKFKRANKRNLIKRLVREAYRIHKYELTEPLEEKNTRMLVAFLYVDKEIRTFTEIEKAMGKALKALKDK
- the yidD gene encoding membrane protein insertion efficiency factor YidD; the encoded protein is MKKFFTYILLLPVYFYKYFISPMTPAACRFTPTCSEYAVQALKKHGPFKGLYLAIKRILRCNPWGGSGYDPVP